One window of Quercus robur chromosome 12, dhQueRobu3.1, whole genome shotgun sequence genomic DNA carries:
- the LOC126708641 gene encoding glycine-rich protein A3-like produces the protein MGGGKDKHDESDKGLFSQLAHAAQSGHGGHGYPPGGQYPGAYPPQQHGYPQQHGYPPQGYPPQGYPPQGYPPQGYPQQGYPQQGYPQQGYPPSGYPGPSAPHQSGHGGGMGGLLAGGAAAAAAAYGAHQISHGSHGSHGSHGYGTQGYGSLGGFSHGGMGHGKFKHGKHGKFKHGKHGKFKKWK, from the exons atggggGGTGGAAAAGATAAGCATGATGAATCTGACAAAGGGTTATTCTCACAACTGGCTCATGCCGCACAGAGTGGTCATGGAGGCCATGGATATCCTCCAGGAGGTCAGTACCCTGGAGCATATCCTCCACAACAACATGGTTATCCACAACAACATGGTTATCCGCCACAAGGATACCCACCACAAGGATACCCACCACAAGGATACCCACCACAGGGATACCCTCAACAAGGCTACCCACAGCAAGGCTACCCACAGCAAGGCTACCCTCCATCTGGCTATCCTGGCCCATCTGCTCCACATCAGTCAG gACATGGCGGCGGCATGGGAGGATTGCTAGCTGGGGGTGCTGcggctgctgctgctgcttaTGGTGCTCATCAAATCTCTCATGGCTCACATGGCTCACATGGCTCACATGGCTATGGCACACAGGGCTATGGCTCACTTGGCGGCTTTTCACATGGTGGTATGGGTCATGGCAAGTTCAAGCATGGAAAGCATGGCAAGTTCAAGCACGGCAAGCATGGCAAGTTCAAGAAGTGGAAGTGA